Proteins encoded together in one Coffea arabica cultivar ET-39 chromosome 2c, Coffea Arabica ET-39 HiFi, whole genome shotgun sequence window:
- the LOC113728827 gene encoding protein neprosin-like: MDLKGFYCFMILLIVSFSDASRLSKTPVKSIKSEDGDVIDCVHISRQPAFDNPLLRNHVIQTRPKFSLEGLPANKLSNSKNLPIAQLWQLSGSCPEETIPIRRTKQVDALTASSIHRNLHSTVARHTEQIRQEGRPKLQLAAALVEGEYYGAKATINIWGPLVQQSNELTTSLLSISRGSSLSNLSSIEVGWQVNPSLYNDNRTRLFTFWWNRFKGCYDLLCSGFIQITNKIALGGALSPLSIYHGEQFDIDVFVLKDASQDVWWLQVGKETLGYWPTSLLPNLANSASTILWGGIVFDSESDGQHTTTQMGSGHPPEEGFEGASYMKNLQVVVESDNLSPLSNPVAIAQQPYCYNITLGKSSYWGDYIFYGGPGRNPNCP; encoded by the exons ATGGACTTGAAGGGATTCTATTGTTTCATGATACTCTTGATAGTATCATTTTCGGATGcctcaagattgagcaagactCCTGTCAAATCCATTAAG AGCGAAGATGGTGATGTGATCGATTGCGTGCATATCTCTCGTCAACCAGCATTTGATAATCCCTTGCTTAGAAATCATGTTATTCAG ACGAGGCCGAAATTTAGCCTAGAAGGGCTGCCTGCAAACAAATTGTCCAACAGCAAGAATTTACCAATTGCTCAGTTATGGCAATTGAGCGGAAGCTGCCCAGAGGAAACCATTCCCATCAGAAGGACAAAACAAGTGGATGCATTGACCGCAAGTTCGATCCACAGAAATCTTCACAGTACTGTAGCACGTCATACAGAACAAATTAGACAAGAAGGCAGGCCGAAACTGCAG CTTGCAGCTGCACTTGTCGAAGGAGAATATTATGGAGCAAAGGCAACCATAAATATTTGGGGACCTCTAGTTCAACAATCTAATGAATTGACCACGTCTCTGCTCTCGATTTCAAGGGGTTCTTCTTTATCAAACCTGAGCAGCATTGAAGTGGgttggcaa GTCAACCCATCGTTATATAATGATAATAGAACAAGGCTTTTCACCTTCTGGTGG AACCGGTTCAAGGGATGCTACGACTTGCTATGTTCAGGGTTTATCCAAATCACCAATAAAATTGCACTCGGAGGCGCCCTCTCCCCTCTATCCATCTACCATGGCGAGCAATTTGACATCGATGTATTTGTTTTGAAG GATGCATCTCAAGATGTTTGGTGGCTACAAGTTGGCAAAGAAACACTTGGTTACTGGCCAACTTCCTTGCTTCCAAACCTAGCAAACAGTGCTTCAACGATTTTATGGGGTGGAATAGTTTTTGACTCAGAGTCAGATGGGCAACACACTACTACACAAATGGGCAGTGGCCATCCTCCTGAAGAAGGGTTTGAAGGGGCAAGTTATATGAAGAATCTTCAAGTAGTGGTTGAATCAGACAATTTAAGTCCCCTCAGTAACCCAGTCGCCATCGCTCAGCAACCATATTGCTACAATATAACACTTGGAAAGAGCTCTTACTGGGGAGATTACATTTTCTATGGAGGACCTGGGAGAAATCCTAATTGTCCATGA
- the LOC113726980 gene encoding myosin-12, which yields MGTPVNIIVGSHVWAEDPEVAWIDGEVTEIRGNDATIVTTSEKTIVAPISSIYPKDTEAPPAGVDDMTKLAYLHEPGVLCNLACRYALNEIYTYTGNILIAVNPFRRLPHLYDVNMMEQYKGAAFGELSPHLFAVADTCYRSMINEQGSQSILVSGESGAGKTETTKMLMRYLAFMGGRSGTEGRTVEQQVLESNPVLEAFGNAKTVKNNNSSRFGKFVEIQFDKHGKISGAAVRTYLLERSRVCQVSDPERNYHCFYMLCASPPEDVKKYKLGDPRTFHYLNQTNCYEVANVDDAREYLETRKAMDVVGINQDEQEAIFRVVAAILHLGNIDFIKGKDVDSSKVKDEKSLYHLRTAAELLMCNEKALEDLLCKRVIVTPDGNITKPLDPAAAATSRDALAKTIYSRLFDWIVDKINSSIGQDPEAKSIIGVLDIYGFETFKINSFEQLCINLTNEKLQQHFNQHVFKMEQEEYTREEIDWSYVEFVDNQDVLDLIEKKPGGIIALLDEACMFPKSTHETFAQKMYQTYKAHKRFSKPKLARTDFTINHYAGDVIYQADQFLDKNKDYVIAEHQDLLAASKCPFVANLFPSLPDETSKQSKFSSIGTRFKQQLQSLMETLNTTEPHYIRCIKPNAVLKPGIFENYNVLNQLRCGGVLEAIRISCAGYPTKRTFDEFLDRFGMLAPDVLDGYEEKSACIAICDRMGLKGYQIGKSKVFLRAGQMAELDARRAEILALAARRIQRQIRTHLTRKEFITLRKAAIDTQKLWRAQIARRLYDFMRKEAASIRIQKHERARAARKSYTTLKAAVTVIQTGMRAMAARNEYRQRRRNKAATAIQIQWRRFHAVTAYNQQKKATLTLQCLWRARIARKELRKLRMAARETGALKEAKDKLEKRVEELTWRLEFEKHLRIDLEEAKGLEITKLQNTLQEMQAQLDEAHAAIIREKEAAKIAIEQAPPVIKEVPVVDNSKVEVLTDQNKELQEEIAELNKRVAEFEQTYSEVQKESQARLREAEESQLRVLQLQETIGRLELNLSNLESENQVIRQQALAAPATEEFIEEMEILKRTISDLESENETLRSQNVVVEPTSISDRECSTVKSLDNGLQISNGPQTEKDHERKMPEQQLAKDSSNVVPFLTKQRSLTDKQQENHDILIKCLMEDKRFSESRPVAACIVYKALLHWRSFEADKTTIFDRIIHTIRSSIEDQDNSKVLAYWLSTTSTLLLLVQHTIKASNTPNIVSHRNRSPPSTFFRRMAQGFREPSIRTETSSGYSGMEGNSNMRSRIEAKYPALLFKQHLTACVEKIYGMIRDNLKKDIGPFLNLCIQAPRSARTRVLRGSSKTIHSNYIAKQQASNVHWQNIINNLDHTLSILSENNVPSVLIRKIFNQVFSFINVQLLNSLLLRRECCSFSNGEFVKAGLQELENWCIKATEKFTGSSWDELQHVRQAVGFLVSHQKGQKSLEDMTNEICPMLSIAQIYRIGTMFWDDKYGTHGLSPEVIGKMRALTVEDSTMSNNIFLLDVDSSIPFSVEEISQSFHDMRLSDLDPPLLLRQRSDFHFLLQQTD from the exons ATG GGAACTCCTGTAAACATCATAGTTGGATCCCATGTCTGGGCTGAGGATCCTGAAGTTGCCTGGATAGATGGAGAAGTTACAGAAATCAGGGGCAACGATGCCACCATAGTCACAACAAGTGAGAAGACG ATAGTTGCACCCATTTCCAGCATATACCCCAAGGACACTGAAGCACCACCAGCCGGGGTCGATGACATGACCAAATTAGCTTACCTCCATGAGCCTGGAGTACTCTGCAACCTTGCATGCCGTTATGCTCTAAATGAAATATAT ACTTACACTGGGAACATTCTAATAGCTGTGAACCCTTTCCGACGACTTCCacatttgtatgatgtcaacaTGATGGAGCAGTATAAAGGAGCTGCTTTTGGAGAGCTAAGTCCCCATCTTTTTGCTGTTGCAGATACCTGTTACAG ATCAATGATAAATGAACAGGGAAGCCAGTCTATCTTGGTAAGTGGAGAAAGCGGAGCTGGAAAAACTGAGACAACAAAAATGCTAATGAGATATCTTGCTTTCATGGGTGGTAGATCAGGTACTGAAGGAAGAACAGTTGAACAACAAGTTCTTGAA TCCAACCCTGTTTTGGAAGCATTTGGCAACGCTAAAACTGTGAAAAACAACAACTCAAG TcgttttggtaaatttgtagAAATCCAATTCGATAAGCATGGAAAGATCTCTGGGGCTGCAGTTCGAACATACCTACTTGAAAGATCACGTGTTTGCCAAGTTTCTGATCCAGAAAGGAATTACCATTGTTTTTACATGCTTTGTGCATCACCTCCTGAG GATGTGAAGAAATACAAACTTGGAGACCCAAGAACATTCCATTATCTGAACCAAACAAATTGTTATGAAGTGGCAAATGTAGATGATGCAAGAGAGTATCTAGAAACCAGGAAGGCCATGGATGTTGTTGGGATAAACCAGGACGAACAG GAAGCTATATTCCGAGTGGTTGCTGCAATACTTCATCTGGGGAACATTGACTTCATCAAAGGGAAGGATGTTGACTCTTCAAAAGTGAAAGATGAGAAATCACTCTATCATCTCCGGACAGCTGCAGAGTTACTAAT GTGCAATGAGAAGGCACTGGAAGACTTGCTCTGCAAGCGTGTAATAGTAACTCCAGATGGAAACATCACCAAACCACTGGATCCAGCTGCAGCTGCCACTAGTCGTGATGCTCTGGCAAAGACCATATACTCCAGATTGTTTGATTG GATTGTGGACAAGATAAATAGCTCCATCGGGCAAGATCCTGAAGCAAAAAGCATAATAGGAGTTCTTGATATTTATGGCTTTGAAACCTTCAAAATCAACAG TTTTGAGCAGTTATGCATAAACCTGACAAATGAGAAGTTGCAGCAGCATTTTAATCAG CATGTATTCAAGATGGAACAAGAAGAATACACAAGGGAGGAAATTGACTGGAGTTATGTAGAATTTGTAGACAATCAAGATGTTCTGGATCTTATTGAGAAG AAACCTGGTGGCATAATTGCACTTCTTGATGAAGCCTG CATGTTTCCCAAGTCAACTCATGAGACATTTGCACAGAAGATGTACCAGACATACAAAGCACACAAACGCTTCAGCAAGCCAAAACTAGCTCGAACTGATTTCACAATTAATCATTATGCTGGTGAT GTTATATACCAAGCAGATCAATTCTTAGACAAAAACAAGGATTATGTTATTGCAGAACATCAAGATCTTTTGGCTGCCTCAAAATGCCCTTTTGTTGCAAATCTCTTTCCTTCTTTACCAGACGAAACATCTAAGCAATCCAAGTTTTCTTCCATCGGTACTCGCTTTAAG CAACAGCTACAATCTTTAATGGAAACCTTGAATACAACAGAGCCACATTATATCAGATGCATAAAGCCTAATGCAGTGTTGAAGCCAGGGATATTCGAGAATTACAATGTCTTAAACCAGTTGAGATGTGGG GGCGTCTTAGAGGCAATTAGGATAAGTTGTGCAGGATATCCAACAAAGAGAACATTCGACGAGTTTCTTGACCGCTTTGGTATGTTAGCTCCAGATGTTCTAGATGG ATATGAGGAGAAATCAGCATGTATTGCAATTTGTGACAGAATGGGCTTAAAGGGCTATCAG ATTGGCAAAAGTAAGGTATTTCTCAGAGCTGGGCAGATGGCTGAGCTGGATGCTCGAAGAGCTGAAATTCTGGCTCTTGCAGCAAGGCGAATCCAAAGGCAAATCCGGACACACCTTACCAGGAAGGAGTTCATTACTCTACGAAAGGCAGCAATTGATACCCAGAAACTTTGGAGAG CACAAATTGCACGTAGACTTTATGATTTCATGAGGAAGGAAGCAGCTTCAATCCGCATACAAAAACATGAACGTGCTCGTGCAGCAAGAAAATCTTACACAACACTAAAAGCAGCAGTAACAGTCATTCAAACAGGAATGCGAGCAATGGCAGCTCGAAATGAGTACAGACAGAGGAGACGAAACAAAGCAGCTACTGCTATTCAG ATACAATGGCGAAGATTCCATGCAGTTACTGCCTATAATCAGCAAAAGAAAGCAACTCTCACTCTTCAATGCCTCTGGAGAGCTAGAATAGCAAGGAAGGAGCTTCGGAAACTGAGAATG GCTGCAAGGGAAACAGGAGCACTAAAAGAAGCAAAGGACAAGCTAGAAAAACGTGTAGAAGAGCTGACATGGAGATTAGAATTCGAAAAGCACTTGAGG ATTGATCTCGAAGAAGCCAAGGGGCTAGAGATTACCAAATTACAAAATACATTGCAGGAAATGCAAGCACAACTAGATGAAGCACATGCGGCAATCATACGTGAAAAAGAAGCAGCAAAAATAGCAATTGAGCAAGCCCCACCAGTCATCAAAGAGGTACCAGTTGTGGACAACAGCAAGGTAGAGGTGTTGACAGACCAAAATAAGGAACTTCAG GAAGAGATAGCAGAATTAAACAAAAGGGTAGCAGAATTTGAGCAGACATACTCTGAAGTGCAGAAAGAGAGCCAAGCCAGACTTAGAGAGGCAGAGGAGTCACAACTCAGGGTTTTGCAACTTCAAGAGACAATTGGAAG ACTAGAGCTCAACTTATCAAACCTTGAATCCGAGAATCAGGTTATCCGCCAACAGGCTTTAGCTGCACCAGCTACTGAGGAATTTATTGAAGAAATGGAAAT ACTCAAGAGAACGATCAGTGACTTGGAGTCAGAAAACGAAACCCTTCGCAGCCAAAATGTTGTGGTGGAGCCAACATCAATTTCTGATAGGGAATGTTCCACAGTAAAG AGTTTGGACAATGGATTGCAGATTAGTAATGGACCTCAAACAGAGAAAGATCACGAAAGGAAAATGCCTGAACAACAATTAGCCAAG gATTCCAGCAATGTTGTTCCCTTCCTGACTAAACAAAGATCCCTCACAGACAAGCAGCAG GAAAACCATGATATCCTGATCAAATGTCTCATGGAAGATAAGAGATTTAGCGAAAGCAGACCAGTTGCTGCCTGCATTGTGTACAAAGCACTACTTCACTGGAGATCCTTCGAAGCAGACAAGACAACAATATTTGACAGGATTATTCATACTATCCGATCATCAATAGAG GATCAGGACAACTCTAAAGTTCTAGCATATTGGTTGTCAACCACTTCAACTCTTTTGCTTCTGGTGCAACATACAATTAAAGCAAGTAATACACCGAATATAGTATCTCATCGTAACAGGAGTCCGCCCAGCACTTTCTTCAGAAGAATGGCACAG GGTTTTCGTGAACCTTCAATAAGGACAGAAACTTCAAGCGGTTACAGCGGAATGGAAGGAAACTCAAATATGCGATCTAGAATAGAAGCTAAATACCCGGCCCTGTTGTTTAAGCAACATCTTACTGCATGTGTTGAAAAAATATATGGCATGATCCGTGACAACTTAAAGAAAGACATTGGTCCTTTCCTCAACTTATGTATACAA GCACCAAGATCTGCAAGGACCAGAGTGCTGAGAGGGTCGTCTAAAACTATCCATTCCAATTACATTGCAAAACAACAGGCATCCAATGTACACTggcaaaatatcatcaataacTTGGATCATACCTTAAGCATACTCTCTGAAAACAAT GTCCCTTCTGTTCTTATAAGGAAGATTTTCAATCAGGTCTTTTCCTTCATCAATGTTCAGCTCCTCAACAG TTTATTGCTCCGTCGTGAGTGTTGCTCATTCAGCAATGGGGAATTTGTGAAGGCAGGTTTGCAAGAGCTGGAAAATTGGTGTATTAAAGCAACAGAAAAG TTCACTGGATCATCTTGGGATGAACTTCAGCACGTAAGGCAAGCAGTGGGGTTCTTG GTTTCACATCAAAAGGGTCAAAAGTCCTTGGAGGACATGACGAACGAAATATGTCCG ATGTTGAGCATTGCGCAAATATATCGCATCGGGACAATGTTCTGGGATGACAAATATGGAACACATGGCTTGTCTCCAGAA GTAATTGGCAAGATGAGAGCATTAACAGTGGAAGATTCAACAATGTCAAACAATATTTTCTTGCTTGATGTAGATTCAAG CATACCTTTCTCCGTTGAAGAGATATCACAATCCTTCCATGATATGAGGCTATCTGATTTGGATCCACCTTTGCTCCTTCGCCAAAGATCTGATTTCCATTTTCTATTGCAGCAAACAGATTAA